In the genome of Cyanobacteria bacterium FACHB-DQ100, the window GGCGCTTAATCGCATGATTCAGATTGCCAAACCGGATAGCTATCACGTTGAAGCTTAATCTCGGCTTTTCTCAATCTCAGAACAGTCTCTTTTTCGATTCATGCAACAAAGCCAATCGCAGTTGTAAAGCCTTAGGTATTAATCCGCAGAAATAACCCAGAAATGATTGATAGCAAACAGTTCACGGACAATTCTAGGAAATTTTTAAAGTTAGTATCATGAGGGCTTTGGCTTCTTTTTTATCTGTTGGAATGATTCAAACCTTCAGCCAAGTTCAAATGACGTGACTCCAAACCAGCGATCGCTTGGAAATACAGGAGCTTCACCCGAATACATCCGGGCTGTCTCGAATACAGGTGTCATTCCCTGCTGTTCCGCTAAACTGACTGCCGCCTGATTGATCTCAGGTACATCCAGGTAAATTGGTGCGTCGATCTCTGTCTTTGCTTTCAGCGCTAAGAACAATATTTCTGCAATCTCGCGGTCATCAGCAAACAATGGACCAACCTTGTATCCAGAATGGCACTTCCTCAACACACCGTAGCCCACAAGCTGAGCGTTCCGCCAATATCCAAGGGCAACCCTTTCCGGTTGAGTGACCCATCGCTGTAAGAAGGCACTGCGATCTCCGGGAAAGAAAGCACGATCGTAAGCAATGATCTGCTCAAATGGCACTTGGGACAATTCAACTAAGTTTGAATCCGGTAAAACGCTACCTCCACCAATTCCGCCATAGCGAATATTTCGATGTGCAAGTTGGAATCCTGAGCGCTGGTAATTCTGTTGTTGTGCCACGACACCATCTAGCCCAATCGTTCGACCCTGCAATCGTTCTAAGGCTTCATTCCAAATCTGAATCCCGAAGCCTTGATTTCGATACTCTGGTTTCACAATGTAGAAGCCAATAAACCCAAAAGAATTGCCGTACTTTGTTGCCGAGATTGTTGCAATCGGCTCATCGTCGAGTAATCCGACTAAAAAACCTGTTGAGTCCGCAGCAAAAAAGCAGTCTGCGTCATGTAAGCCCGGATTCCAGCCTTCTACGGCTGCCCACTTGATCGCAAGCTGGACTTCTTC includes:
- a CDS encoding GNAT family N-acetyltransferase, with the translated sequence MLARSYMIRSMQPEEVQLAIKWAAVEGWNPGLHDADCFFAADSTGFLVGLLDDEPIATISATKYGNSFGFIGFYIVKPEYRNQGFGIQIWNEALERLQGRTIGLDGVVAQQQNYQRSGFQLAHRNIRYGGIGGGSVLPDSNLVELSQVPFEQIIAYDRAFFPGDRSAFLQRWVTQPERVALGYWRNAQLVGYGVLRKCHSGYKVGPLFADDREIAEILFLALKAKTEIDAPIYLDVPEINQAAVSLAEQQGMTPVFETARMYSGEAPVFPSDRWFGVTSFELG